In Sphaerisporangium krabiense, the DNA window GCCGATCTGCTGGGCCACGCTCGCGTTCTCGAACTGGACGCCCAGCCCGGCCTCGCCGAGCAGCAGGCCGATGCCCAGGTAGATGAGCAGGGTCGGCAGGCCCGTGCGGTGGGCGATCCGGACGGAGGCGATGGCGGCGATCACCACGACGGACGCGAGGAGTAGCCAGATATTCAGATTCATCGGCCCTCCCTGTCGTGATTTTCCGCCCATTGTGGCGTATTAGTATGGTCCTCTACCACGAGGAACTACTTTGAGCTACCGTCACACGCGACACGGATGAGAGATCTACGGATTCATGGGTGAACGGTAGTGACGGACGAGTCTTCCCCGTACCTGAAGAACCCGGCGGTTCTTGACGGTCTGAGGAAGGACGATTCCGCCGGCGACGGCGACGACGTCCAGGAGGCTCCTCCGAAGAAGCGGCGGTTACTGCGCCGCGTCCTGATCGTGGTCGCGCTCGTCCTCGCCGTGGTGCTGGCGGCGGGCTTCGCGCTGGTGATGGAGCGTCAGATCACTCTGAACGGCAACATCCAGCGCATCACCGGGGCGTTTCCCGAAGAGGCGGGGCGGCCCGCGAAGACCGTGGGCGAGGCGCAGAACTGGCTGCTCATCGGGTCGGACAAACGGCCGGGCGAGGCGGGCTCCCAGCGGGCCGACACGATCATGGTCGTACACGTCCCTGCCGCCCGTGATCGGCTCACCCTCATCGGCATCCCCCGCGACTCTTATGTCCGCATCCCCGGGCACGGAAACAACAAGATCAACGCCGCGTACGCCTTCGGTGGGCCGAAGCTGCTGATCAGGACGGTGGAGGACCTCACCAAGATCCGCATCGACCACTTCGCCGCGCTGGACTTCCGCGGTTTCGTCGCGATGACCGAGGTGATCGGCGGCGTCGACGTCTACGTGTCGCGCAAGGTGTACGACCCGATGAACAAGGTCACCTGGCCGCAGGGCATGGTGCACCTGGAGGGCGAGAAGGCCCTGCTGTTCGTCCGGCAGAGGTACAACCTGCCCGGCGGCGACTTCGACCGCATCAAGCGGCAGCAGGCGTTCGTCCGCGCGATGGGCCACAAGATCATCAGCAGGGACCTGCTGACCAGCCCGCTGAAGCTCAACGCCTTCCTGGAGGCGCTCACCCGCGCGGTCAGCGTGGACTCCGGCGTCACGCTCAGCACGCTGCGCGACCTGGCCCTCGAGCTGCGCGACATCCGTCCCGACACGGTCGACTCCACGACGATCCCCACCAGCGGCACCGCCATGATCAAGGGGGCCAGCGTCGTCCGGGTCGACAGGAAGACCGGCGCGCGATTCTTCGCCGCGGTCCGCGACGACAAGCTGCAGGAATACTTCGACGACAATGGCGGTCTGGCGGATCTTCAAATCGTCTCGTGACGAAAATCCGTGACGAAAATCACACCCGTCCGAGCGTGACGATGCCCGAGGGAAGCGCCGCCATCGAAACCGCCATGTCGTGGGGTTCCGCGGGAATTCCCTCGATCAACTCGCCCTCGTGCAGCAGCGCGACCGTCGGCACGTTCGGCCCGACCCGGGCGAGCGCGCGGTCGTACGAGCCGCCCCCGCGCCCCAGCCTGACCCCGCTGGACGGGTCCACGGCGAGCGCGGGCACGATGACCAGGGCCGCGGTGCGGATGGCGTCCACGCCGCGCCGCGTGTCGACCGGCTCCATCAGGCCGCGCGGTCCCGGCTCCACCGATCCGGGACCGTCGTAGACGGCCCAGTCGAGGTCGTCGTCCGGCCGCAGGACCGGAAGGATCACGGTGGCGCCGTGCTTCCAGAGCGCGAAAACCAGGCCGTGCGTCGACGGTTCCGTGCCCAACGACCAATAGCACGCGACCAGCCCGGCCATTTGCACCCAGGGCCGGTCGAGTAGCGTTTCCCTGATCGCGGTCGCCGAGCCGCGCGGATCGGTGAGCCTTGTGCGCGCGGCCACGATCCTCCGGCGCAGCTCCGCTTTGTCCACTCGGCCCTCCATTAAGGTGCATCCATGGCTGACTACGATCCAGTGACGAAAGTCGTCATTCCCGCCGCCGGCCTCGGGACCCGCTTCCTTCCGGCGACCAAGGCGACCCCGAAAGAGATGCTGCCGATCGTCGACAAGCCGGCCATCCAGTATGTCGTCGAAGAGGCGGTGTCCGTCGGGCTCCTCGACCTCCTCATGGTGACAGGCCGGAACAAGCGCTCCATAGAGGACCACTTCGACCGCGCCTACGAACTGGAGGAGGTGCTGGCGGCCAAGGGCGACTCCGAGCGTCTGTCCCAGGTTCTCGAACCCGTCGAGATCGCCACCTTCCACTATGTACGCCAGGGTGAGCCCAAGGGCCTGGGCCATGCCGTCCTGTGCGCCAAGCAGCACGTCGGCAACCACCCGTTCGCCTGCCTGCTCGGCGACGACATGATCGACCACCGTGACCACCTGCTCAAGCGCATGATCGAGGTGCGCGACACCTACGGCGGCAGCGTGGTCGCCCTCATGGAGGTCCCCAGGGAGCAGGTCTCGCTGTACGGCTGCGCCGAGATCCAGCCCACCTCCGAGGACGACGTGGTCCGCGTGACGGGCCTCGTCGAGAAGCCCCCCGCGGACGAGGCGCCGTCCAACTGGGCGGTCATCGGCCGCTACGTCATCGACCCCGCCGTGTTCGAGGTCCTGGAGAACACCCCGCCGGGGCGCGGCGGCGAGATCCAGCTCACCGACGCCCTTCTCGAACTGGCCGGGCGCACCAACGAGGACGGCGGCCCCGTCCACGGCGTGCTGTTCCGCGGGCGCCGCTACGACACCGGCAACAAGCTCGACTACCTGCGCACGGTCGTCCAGTTCGCCGCCGAGCGCCCCGATCTGGCCCCCGACTTCATCCCCTGGCTCCGCGAGTTCCTCGACCGGCATTCCGGGTGATGATCAGATCATGGTCGCGATGAGATCGGTCGACGCACACCTCGCCGAGATCCTCGCCGCCGTGCGCCCGCTCGACCCCGTCGTCCTCGGCCTCGACGCGGCGCTCGGCGCCATCCTGGCCGAGGACGTCGAGGCCCCCGTCGCGCTGCCCCCGTTCGACAACTCCGCCATGGACGGGTACGCCGTGCGGGCCGCCGACGTCGCCGCGGCGAGCGAGGACCAGCCCGTCGTGCTCCCGGTCACGCTCGACGTCGCGGCCGGCGACGGCGCCCGGCGCGCGGTCGCCGCCGGGCACGTCACGCGGATCATGACCGGCGCGCCGGTGCCCGAGGGCGCCGACGCCGTGGTGCCGGTCGAGTGGACCGACGGCGGCGTGTCCGAGGTCGCCATCCGCAGGCCCGCGCCCGCGGGCAACGCGATCCGCAGGTCCGGTGAGGACGTCCGGCCCGGCGACGTCGTCCTGTCCTCCGGCGCCGTGCTCGGCCCCGCTCAGCTCGGCATCGCCGCCGGGGTGGGCAGGAGCGCGGTCCGGGTCCGCCCGCGGCCCCGCGTGCTCGTGCTGTCCACGGGCGCCGAGCTGGCCGAGCCTGGCACTCCTCTCGCCCACGGGCAGATCTGGGAGTCCAACAGCTTCACGCTCGTCGCGGCCGTCCGCCAGGCGGGCGGCGAGGCGGTCCGCAGGCGCGCCGTCGGCGACGACCCCGCCGAGTTCAAGGACACGCTCGACGCGCTGCTCGGCGAGGCGGACGCCGTGATCACCAGCGGCGGCATCTCCATGGGCGCCTACGAGCCGGTCAAGGAGGCCCTGGCGCCGCTCGGGACGGTCCGCTTCGAGAAGGTCGCCATGCAGCCGGGCATGCCGCAGGGGTTCGGGCTGCTCGGCGAGCGGCAGGTCCCGATCTTCACGCTTCCCGGCAACCCCGTCTCGTCGTACGTCTCGTTCGTCCTGTTCGTGAAGCCCGCGCTGGCCGTGATGCGGGGACTGCCCGCCGCGCCCGCGCCCACCGTCACGGCGACGCTCACGTCCGCGGCACGGTCCCCGGCGGGCAAGCGGTCCTTCCTGCGCGGGGTGCTCGGGACGGACGGCGCCGTCGCCCCCGTGCACGGGCAGGGGTCCCATCAGCTCGCCGCGCTGGCCTCGGCCAACGCGCTCATCGTCGTGCCCGAGGACGTGACCGGACTGACGGAGGGGGAGGCCGTGGAGGTGATCCCGCTGTGAGCGAGCTCAGCCACATCGACGAGTCGGGTGCGGCGCGCATGGTGGACGTCTCGGCCAAGGACGTCGGCGCCCGCACGGCCCTCGCCACGGGCAGGGTCCTGCTGTCGCCCGAGGCCGTGGCCGTGCTGCGGTCCGGCGACGTGCCGAAGGGGGACGCGATCGGGGTCGCCCGCATCGCCGGGATCATGGGGGCCAAGCGGACGCCCGACCTCGTCCCGTTGTGCCATCCCATCGCGCTGCACGGCGTCAAGGTCGAGATCGCCGTCGTGGACGCGGGCGTCGAGATCACGGCGCGCGTGAAGACCGCGGACCGTACGGGCGTGGAGATGGAGGCGTTGACGGCCGTCTCGGTCGCGGCCCTGGCCATGGTGGACATGATCAAGGCGGTGGACCCGGCCGCGGTGATCAGCGATGTCCGGGTCGAGGAGAAGACCGGCGGCAAGACCGGCGTCTGGACCCGGCCGTGAGGGCGCTGGTCGTCACGGCGTCCAACCGGGCAGCCGCAGGCATTTATCCCGATAAATCGGGACAACTGCTGGTGCGGCTGCTCGCCGAGGCCGGCTGCGAGCAGGTGGACGGTCCCCGCGTCGTCCCCGACGGCGACCCGGTCGAGGCCGCGCTGCGCGAAGGCGTCCGCGCGGGATACGACGTGATCGTCACCACCGGCGGCACCGGCCTCACCCCCACGGATCTCACGCCCGAGATGACCCGCCGCGTCCTCGACCGCGAGATCCCCGGCATCGCCGAGGCCGTCCGCCAGGCCAACCGCGACAAGGTCCCGGCGTCCGTACTCTCCCGAGGGCTGGCCGGCCAGGCGGGGACGACCCTCATCGTCAACCTGCCCGGATCCTCCGGGGGCGTGCGGGACGGCATGGCCGTCCTCGCCCCCGTGCTGCGGCACGCGGTCGACCAGATCAGAGGCGGAGACCATCCCAATCCCTGAGGTAAGCAGGCCGCAATGGCGAACTCATGCTCCGGGAGGGGATGATTGACCCGTGGATCGACTTCGCGGCTGGCCGGCCACCCTCAAAGAGGGGCCGGTAGGACTCCGGCCGCTGCGGCTGCGCGACGTGGGCGTCTGGCGCGAGACGCGGCTGCGCAACGCCGACTGGCTCCGTCCCTGGGAGCCGAGCAACCCTGAGACCCCCCTGTTCCGCACCGGCCTCGGCCCCTACATCTCGATGGTCGGCACCCTGCGCCGCGAGGCACGGCAAGGGCTCGCGCTCCCCTGGGTCGTCACCTGGCGCGGGGCCTTCGCCGGCCAGCTCACCGTCGGCGCGATCGTCTGGGGCTCGGCGCGCTCCGCCCAGGTCGGCTACTGGATCAGCGGCTCCCTCGCCGGGCGCGGCATCATCCCCACGGCGCTCGCCATGGCCGTCGACCACTGCTTCTTCCGGGTCGGCCTGCACCGCCTGGAGGCCAACATCCGCCCCGAGAACCACGCCAGCCGCCGGGTCGTCGAGAAGCTCGGCTTCCGCGAGGAGGGCATCCGCCGCCGTCAGCTCCACATCGACGGCGCCTGGCGCGACCACATCTGCTACGCCCTCACCCTTGAGGACGTCCCGCGCGGGCTGCTGTCGCAGTGGAGGCAGACCTGGGAGAAGACGGCCCGCGACTGACCGCCGGGTACCGGACGATGGATACGTTTGACGTATCCGTGGGGATAAACAGGTTGACGATCTCGCGACACACCGCACTGAATGCTCGTCAACCAGTGACGCGCGGTCCTACGGTGCGTCACGTGAACACATTTGCGACGGCACCCGGGTCCCGTGCCGTGTTCACGCTGCCCGGAGGTCGGCGATGAGCAGCGCCTTCCTCTACCTCGGCATCGTCCTCATGTGGCTCTGCGTCCTCGTACCCATGTGGCTGCGCCGCGACCGCCACTCGATCGACGTCATCGAGCCCTTCGGCCCCCACGAGGACCGCTCCGACCTCCAAGAGCCGAACGGCGACACCCTCACCGACGTCCCGGTCTCCGACCTCCCCGCCGCCACCCCGTCAGACGACGACGAGATCACCGTAGAACTCGACAACCCCGCCACCCCCCGCGGCCACTCCTCCACGGGACCGGCCCGAGCCCGTCCGTCCTCGTCCCCCGAACCCATCCGGGGAGGGCCGTCCAAGTCCGACGCGGAGCCCGTCCGGGCAGAGCGCTTTTCCCCATCCGAGGATCCGGCGGACGCCACCCCCGTCTCCGAGCTGACCGCCGCCGAGGAGTCCGCACGGGACGAGCGGCGCCGCCGCGCCCGCGTGGTGGCCCGCCGCCGGCGCTGGCTCCTGTGCATCGCCCTGCTCCACATCGCCTCACTCGTCACGGCCGCCGTCGGCGTGGCCCCCTGGTGGAGCGTGGCCCCCTCCGCCGTCCTGCTGGTGGCCTACCTCTCCGTGCTCCGCGTCGCGGTCGCCGTGGACCGCGAACGCCGCCTCGCCGCCGCCGAGGCCTACGCCGAACACGAGCGCTTGCAACGCGAGCGCCACCACGCCCGCGAACTCGCCGCCCAGCGCGCCGAAGCCGAGATCATCCAGTTCCGCAAGCCCACCGAGCCCTTCGACCAGCACGCCGACCGCACCCGCCGCGCCGTCGGCGACTGACCCCCCAGAACGATCACCCACTCCGGATGGCGCGGACGGCCCCCAAAGTTTGCTAATCTGGTCGAGTCCTCGGGGCTGTAGCGCAGTCCGGTAGCGCACTTCGTTCGCATCGAAGGGGTCAGGGGTTCGAATCCCCTCAGCTCCACCCAGGTCAAAGGCCCGTCAGGCATGATTCTGACGGGCCTTTTCGCTGCTCAGGTACTACAAGCGGACCTTGGGATAGCCTGCCCCGGACGCGGGCGGTAGAGCCTACGTGGAGATCTCCTGTCCAGGAGTCAGCGAAAAGTCAGCGAAGACCGCGCGAGCCCGATCGTTCCGGTCCCGGGAAGCGTGCGTGTAGCGGTTGAGCGTGGTCGAGATCCGCTCATGCCCGACGAGGCCGGCGACATCGTTCACTGGGACGCCGTCTGAGACGAGCCAGGTCGCGTAGCAGTGTCGTAGATCGTGGAACCGCAGCGATTCGCCGGCGTGCCTGGCGACGTCCGAGACCGCCTCTTCCTTGGTCGGGAAGGGTGTCCTGCCATCCCCGCCGAGAAGCGATGAGGGTACGGCGGACGGCCGAAGCGGGCGGTGAGGTGTCGGCCCCGTGGGGGCACACCCGGAGGAGTCGAGAGGGAAGGGCAACAGCAGCCCTTGATGCCATCCACGGCCGACATGTCCAAGGACCTGCCCGAGACACCATTGCCAGAGTCCGGGGGCCGCGCCCGCCCACGGGCGGCTGCGGCTCTTCGGCCGGTCCGCCCGCGGTCAGCGCGCCCCCGCGTCGCAGCGCGACGCGGCGGTGATGGCGGCTGCCGGATTGCTCGGTGCCATGGGACCTCTCCAAGGGGGTGAACCCGAGGGAGACAGGCACCGATCCGGGAGTCGAAGCCGGACATCATGACTCGGAGCGCACGGCAGACGTCGAGGCGAGGCAGGAGGGGCGGGTGAAGGTGAGAGAAAGAGCAGATTGGGGCGCTGCCCCAAACCCCGGCCCTCCTCAGAGATGAGGGGACCGTGCAAAGCTGCGGGTCGGTGCGTGGGATGTGGTCATCTCCTCGCCGGCCCCACAAGGGGTGCCAGACCGTCCGCCCGAGGTCAAGTCGTCCCCTGACCGTAGGACAACCAGCGCGCGAGGAACGGCGACCGGTACATGGAACACACAAAGGACGACTTGACCCCGGGCTACCGGCCCGGCATGGCTGACCTGCCCGACGAGGAGATGACCAAAAACCCCGCTTTATGGGACGCCGAGCGGCCAGAGACAGTCCCGCGCGAGTGACAAACCGAACGACAACCACCATGGACAGCCGGGGACGTAGTTGGACGACGAGGAACTATCGTCGCTCCTACCTTGGCGTTCCAGCTTCGCGACTGGACGGTCGCTTACCGCAACGTGAAGGCGTGGCGCGATTGGTGAAGCATCGTCCGATTATTCCCACATCCTGCGAGTGCCTTTCCCCTTGCAAGGTCGGCACTCCACACCATACGCCCAGCTCGGGGAGAAGTCCCGTCCACTTCCGCCACATACCCCGCACGGATACGTCGTTGCCTGTAAGGTTTGTGGGCTAAGAATCGGGGTGCGGTTGCGTTCAAGCGCCCTTCGGCGTGCGGAATCCTCCTCCATAGCTTCCACGATTGAAATTATGATCTGGCCGATCGTGCGCAGGACACGGAGTGCTCTCGAAGCTAATCTGTGCATCTGTCTGTTCCTACACGACAACTGTCGGGCACACTATCTACCGCAAGGCAACAACCTGGCTACTATAAGTCACGCACCGTGCGGTGACTTGCCCCTTCGACCGAGACACCGCTTTTCGGTACGTCCCCTTGTAATCGGGTACTTTGGCTGACCTTCAGCGGAGCTGGTAGCCCAGCTCAAGGCGCGAGCTGAGCACCAGGACGGACCAGATCTACGACACTTCACCGCCGCGGCGGCATCAGCTGGCCCGCTTTGAGGCAGTCAGCGAAAAGCCAGCGAGTTTGCTACTACGGGGCCGCTGGGGAGATCACTAGATGCCAGAGCGAGCGCATGTGACAGCCCCCGTTGGCACTCGCTGATCCTGTCCATCACACCTCACCCGCGTTCGCATCGAAGGGGTCAGGGGTTCGAATCCCCTCAGCTCCACCCAGGGCCGTTCTTGGTTTGCTGAAGAACGCTTTACGAGATCCCGTCCGGTCGCTTGATCGGGCGGGATCTCGTCGTTTCCGAGGTCTTGTGACCACTGGGCGGGCTGATCGTGGCTCGTGTGGTGGTCGCGGCGGAGGGCGTTGGTGGTGTTGGGTTGCTGTGAGCGCGTGCGAGGCGTCCTGCCGGATGCCTTCGGCATAGGACGCCGCCAGTCCTGTCCCGGCACACCAGTTCCCTGGAAGGGAACGACGTGATGAAGGGCGGTGTGCTGACCAAGTCGATGTGTGACCCTGGGCGAGCGCCCGGAGTTCCTTGGTGCAGGCTCCGAGGAGCATGACGCCGGTTCTACAGCCACCTCTCGCGCAGAGGAGCAATCCACGGTTTCGAGTGTGGCGACGGTGTGGAGGTATGGGGCGGGTAGCGTGCAAACCATCGTACGGATGAGGTGTCGCCCTTACCGTCGCAAGATATGCAGACAGTGGATGTACTGGTCGTAGGTGCGGGTCTGGCCGGCCTGTGCACGGCCCGCCTGCTCGCGCGGCGGGGACTGAACGTGATGGTGGTCGACCGTCGTAGGTCGCTGTCGACGGGCATTCGCACGACGGGGATCTTCGTACGCCGCACCCTCGATGACTTCGATGTGCCGGATCACCTGCTCGGGCCAGGTGTCCGGGACGTGCTGCTGTATCCGCCGTCGCGGCGGGCGCCGATCAGGCTCACCAGCGACCGGGACGAGTTCCGCGTGGCCGACATGGCGGCCGTCTACGAGCACGCGCACCGCGCGGCTGAGTCAGCCGGGGCGCGGGTCATCTTGGGCGTACGGTATGTCGGCGCGTCGATGGGCGTTGTGCGGTTCGCGGGTGCGGAACCGGTGAGGGCCCGGTTCATCGTCGGCGCGGACGGCGCCCGCTCCCGAGTGGCCCGTGATCTCGGCCTCGATGTCAACCGGCGCTTCCTCGTCGGCGCCGAGATCGTCCACCCGATCGCGCCGGGCACGGCCAGCCCGGCGTTCCACTGCGTGCTGGATCCCCGGATCGCTCCGGGGTACCTGGGATGGGTCATCGACGACGGCCGGCACGCGCATGTCGGCGTCGCGGGGTATCCGAACGCGATGCGCACCGGCATCCGCCACCTGCTGGACGCCTTCGTCGCGGATGCGCCCGGCAGTACACCGCCGGCCGGGCCGGTCGAGCGCCGAGGTGGCCCGATCCCGGTCGGCGGTGTGCTGCGACGGTTGGTGTGCCCCGCCGGACTGCTCGTCGGAGACGCGGCGGGCGCGGTGTCGCCGCTGACGGCCGGTGGGCTGGATCCCTGTTTGCGCATGTCCGAACTGGCCGCGGCGGTCATCGCCGGGTACCTGCGTACCGGCGACCAGCGCATCCTGAGCCGGTACGACGGGGACGAGTTGCGGGCCCGGTTCCGAGGCCGACTGTTGTTGCGCCGCGTATTCGCCGGCATCCGATCCCCCGCCGCGGCAGAAGCGGCGGTGGCTGTGCTCCGCGGTCGTGCCGGTCGTGCCTTGGCGGCGCGGGTCCTGTTCGGCGACGGCTCGTTTCCCGAAGTCACCCCACGGCTCGCGGACCTGGCAATCGACCACCCTTACCGGTAACTTCCGATCGGTTCCAGCGCGATGCTGCCCGCATGTTGGTGTCGTACGCTGCCCTCGCCGTATTGGCCACCAAGGGAAGGGCGCGACAGGTGCGTGTTATGGCCGGCCGCCGTATGTCGGAGCGACAGCAATAGCAAGGCCGCGATCTTCGATGCTGCTTTTCCGTCCCAGGTCGAACCTACTCGTGGACATTCCTCGTCGTTCCACATATCACTGCGGGCGCGGCGTATAGGGCTCCAGAGCGGTGATGTCGATGTCCGCGTCGGGCCAGCGGTGGCGTAGCGCCTCGGCCAGATGCTGACACAGGCCTGCCAGTTGCGGCAGGGCATGATGCTCCTGAGCGGTGGAAGCGGCGGCCTCCAAGGTGGAGACGAGTTGGGCGCGGCTCGCATCGCCCGCCGCACGCCCATCCAGCACCTGCAGACGCCAGAGGCGGACGAACGCGAAGGCCATGCACGCCGCCGCCAAGGCTCTGCCGTAGAGCCGCTCGTCCTCGGCCTGCGGCACCCCGGCCGCCAGAGCACGCCGGTAGACCTCGCCGACCTGTGGCAGAGGTGCGGAACCAGCAGGGCGCGCTGTCATCGTACTCACCCGCATCCACGCCGGACCCGGAACATGCAGGCAGACGGCGTCGTGCAGGGCATGGGTGAAGCCGGCGAACTCGAAGTCGATCAGACGCGCATCGGGCGGCCCGTCCGAGCGAACCAGGACATTGTTGCTCTCCGGATCACCGTTGCTCAGCGCCAGGAACGGCCCTGGATCGGCCAACTCCGCCAACGCGAGGGCGAACTCGCGCTCTACCGCCCCGGTGACCGGCACCCCTAGCACCCCGGCCTGCGACAGCCCCTCTTGGCGCAGCCGGGCGACGCGCCCAAGCCGATCAGCCTCCGCATCGACCTGTCCCAGGCGTTCCCGCCGCCGGTAGTACCGCTCCGCGTGTCCGGCTGTGATCGCGCCAAGCTCGCCGCGGGCGCGGGCGAAAGCCTCCAGGCGTTCGGCATGCGCGACGACGCCGTCCCCGCGTAACAGTCCATCCAGTGCGACCCGCGGTGCCAGATCCTCAAGTATGACGCGCCCCGCGAGAAGATCCTCGGCCAGCACGCGTGGCGCCAGATCCACTTGGAGATCCTCTGACAGGAACCGCAGTGCGGACACCTCTGTGCGTAATCGCCATGCCTCGGTTTGCCTGCCGTCAACGTGAGGTCCCATCCACTTGACGATCACGAACTCCCCGCGGTCGGTGCGAGCCCGGGCGACCCGCCACGGCTCCAACCTGGTCCACTCCACCACGTCGATCATCTTGATCGCGACGGGCGGCCGGTCCTGAGCCGGCTGGAAAGACGGGGTCAGGAGAGGCCCTTGATGATGCCGGCGGCGAACTCGGAGATCCAGGCGCCGATGGTGCGGCCCCATGTGGTGGTGCCGAAGAACATGCCGAACAGGCAGGCGGTGATGAAGGTGGGCCACTGGCGTCCCTTGAGCATGAACGTGCAGACGGCGATCACACCGAAGATCAGGGTCAGGACAGCCTGCATGGCGGCCGCGGTCATGGGGTGGCTCCTTGAGATGGGGGACGGCCGGGTGCCGGCCTGGAGAGGGGAATGGGCAAGTGCTCGGAGGCTGTCAGCGGTTGATCGGGGCGCGGCCGCATGTGGATCGCAGGTCAGGTGTTTCGCTTGTGGCTTGGCCAGATCTCGTGATCCGGGTCCCACCAGATGATGTGGAAGCAGTTCCCTTGCAAGAAGCCGTAGAGGCGTAGCGTTCCGCCGAGGCGGAGGCGGGAGATCTTGGTCATGTCCGTCAGGTGGAGTTCCGCGAGCCGTTCGCGTGACGTCGGGTTGGGCAGGTCGGCCACGTCGTAGTGTTTGCCGGGCTCTTCTCCGTGGTTGAAGATCTCGTTGACGGTCATGGTCTCGAAGTGCGCCAGCTTGTCCAGCACCTCATGCATGGTCCCGGCGTCCACCTTGTCGAAGCTCCATGGCCCGTCGCGGTCGACGTGGCAGAACCGCCAGGAGAGACGCTTGTCCGAGCCGTCCTCGCCGGGCAGCACCACCGCGGATCGCACGAAGGGCTTCGCGCCCTTGGCCGGCGTGGTGTGCTGCGCGGCGACCTGCTTACGCTTGCCGGCCATCGGCGGCGACGAGA includes these proteins:
- a CDS encoding LCP family protein yields the protein MTDESSPYLKNPAVLDGLRKDDSAGDGDDVQEAPPKKRRLLRRVLIVVALVLAVVLAAGFALVMERQITLNGNIQRITGAFPEEAGRPAKTVGEAQNWLLIGSDKRPGEAGSQRADTIMVVHVPAARDRLTLIGIPRDSYVRIPGHGNNKINAAYAFGGPKLLIRTVEDLTKIRIDHFAALDFRGFVAMTEVIGGVDVYVSRKVYDPMNKVTWPQGMVHLEGEKALLFVRQRYNLPGGDFDRIKRQQAFVRAMGHKIISRDLLTSPLKLNAFLEALTRAVSVDSGVTLSTLRDLALELRDIRPDTVDSTTIPTSGTAMIKGASVVRVDRKTGARFFAAVRDDKLQEYFDDNGGLADLQIVS
- a CDS encoding 5-formyltetrahydrofolate cyclo-ligase gives rise to the protein MDKAELRRRIVAARTRLTDPRGSATAIRETLLDRPWVQMAGLVACYWSLGTEPSTHGLVFALWKHGATVILPVLRPDDDLDWAVYDGPGSVEPGPRGLMEPVDTRRGVDAIRTAALVIVPALAVDPSSGVRLGRGGGSYDRALARVGPNVPTVALLHEGELIEGIPAEPHDMAVSMAALPSGIVTLGRV
- the galU gene encoding UTP--glucose-1-phosphate uridylyltransferase GalU — protein: MADYDPVTKVVIPAAGLGTRFLPATKATPKEMLPIVDKPAIQYVVEEAVSVGLLDLLMVTGRNKRSIEDHFDRAYELEEVLAAKGDSERLSQVLEPVEIATFHYVRQGEPKGLGHAVLCAKQHVGNHPFACLLGDDMIDHRDHLLKRMIEVRDTYGGSVVALMEVPREQVSLYGCAEIQPTSEDDVVRVTGLVEKPPADEAPSNWAVIGRYVIDPAVFEVLENTPPGRGGEIQLTDALLELAGRTNEDGGPVHGVLFRGRRYDTGNKLDYLRTVVQFAAERPDLAPDFIPWLREFLDRHSG
- the glp gene encoding molybdotransferase-like divisome protein Glp, with the translated sequence MRSVDAHLAEILAAVRPLDPVVLGLDAALGAILAEDVEAPVALPPFDNSAMDGYAVRAADVAAASEDQPVVLPVTLDVAAGDGARRAVAAGHVTRIMTGAPVPEGADAVVPVEWTDGGVSEVAIRRPAPAGNAIRRSGEDVRPGDVVLSSGAVLGPAQLGIAAGVGRSAVRVRPRPRVLVLSTGAELAEPGTPLAHGQIWESNSFTLVAAVRQAGGEAVRRRAVGDDPAEFKDTLDALLGEADAVITSGGISMGAYEPVKEALAPLGTVRFEKVAMQPGMPQGFGLLGERQVPIFTLPGNPVSSYVSFVLFVKPALAVMRGLPAAPAPTVTATLTSAARSPAGKRSFLRGVLGTDGAVAPVHGQGSHQLAALASANALIVVPEDVTGLTEGEAVEVIPL
- the moaC gene encoding cyclic pyranopterin monophosphate synthase MoaC, coding for MSELSHIDESGAARMVDVSAKDVGARTALATGRVLLSPEAVAVLRSGDVPKGDAIGVARIAGIMGAKRTPDLVPLCHPIALHGVKVEIAVVDAGVEITARVKTADRTGVEMEALTAVSVAALAMVDMIKAVDPAAVISDVRVEEKTGGKTGVWTRP
- a CDS encoding MogA/MoaB family molybdenum cofactor biosynthesis protein is translated as MRALVVTASNRAAAGIYPDKSGQLLVRLLAEAGCEQVDGPRVVPDGDPVEAALREGVRAGYDVIVTTGGTGLTPTDLTPEMTRRVLDREIPGIAEAVRQANRDKVPASVLSRGLAGQAGTTLIVNLPGSSGGVRDGMAVLAPVLRHAVDQIRGGDHPNP
- a CDS encoding GNAT family N-acetyltransferase, with product MDRLRGWPATLKEGPVGLRPLRLRDVGVWRETRLRNADWLRPWEPSNPETPLFRTGLGPYISMVGTLRREARQGLALPWVVTWRGAFAGQLTVGAIVWGSARSAQVGYWISGSLAGRGIIPTALAMAVDHCFFRVGLHRLEANIRPENHASRRVVEKLGFREEGIRRRQLHIDGAWRDHICYALTLEDVPRGLLSQWRQTWEKTARD
- the sepX gene encoding divisome protein SepX/GlpR; amino-acid sequence: MSSAFLYLGIVLMWLCVLVPMWLRRDRHSIDVIEPFGPHEDRSDLQEPNGDTLTDVPVSDLPAATPSDDDEITVELDNPATPRGHSSTGPARARPSSSPEPIRGGPSKSDAEPVRAERFSPSEDPADATPVSELTAAEESARDERRRRARVVARRRRWLLCIALLHIASLVTAAVGVAPWWSVAPSAVLLVAYLSVLRVAVAVDRERRLAAAEAYAEHERLQRERHHARELAAQRAEAEIIQFRKPTEPFDQHADRTRRAVGD
- a CDS encoding tyrosine-type recombinase/integrase, which produces MPFPLDSSGCAPTGPTPHRPLRPSAVPSSLLGGDGRTPFPTKEEAVSDVARHAGESLRFHDLRHCYATWLVSDGVPVNDVAGLVGHERISTTLNRYTHASRDRNDRARAVFADFSLTPGQEIST
- a CDS encoding NAD(P)/FAD-dependent oxidoreductase yields the protein MQTVDVLVVGAGLAGLCTARLLARRGLNVMVVDRRRSLSTGIRTTGIFVRRTLDDFDVPDHLLGPGVRDVLLYPPSRRAPIRLTSDRDEFRVADMAAVYEHAHRAAESAGARVILGVRYVGASMGVVRFAGAEPVRARFIVGADGARSRVARDLGLDVNRRFLVGAEIVHPIAPGTASPAFHCVLDPRIAPGYLGWVIDDGRHAHVGVAGYPNAMRTGIRHLLDAFVADAPGSTPPAGPVERRGGPIPVGGVLRRLVCPAGLLVGDAAGAVSPLTAGGLDPCLRMSELAAAVIAGYLRTGDQRILSRYDGDELRARFRGRLLLRRVFAGIRSPAAAEAAVAVLRGRAGRALAARVLFGDGSFPEVTPRLADLAIDHPYR